Below is a genomic region from Pseudobacteroides sp..
GGTTGAGGAATATTTTTTTCATTCATATCTTTTAAATATAACTGTAAAGCTTCCTTAGCCATTTGGATAGCTTCCTCTGTGGAATACCCACAAGATAAACAACCAGGCAAGTCGGGAAAACTTATTGATATACCATCTTCAGCATAATCAAATACTGCGTAAAATTTAAATCTTCTCATAAACACCTCCCAAAGTGCTTTAATTAATATCCTGCTTGTTTTTTAATACTATTCAGTGTTCCTTTTGGCAAGTCCCTATTTCCGTGTACTGGAACAATTACAACTTCACCATTAGGACCATTTAACTTTACATGGCTTCCGTTCTGACTTACCTCAGTAAAACCTTCTTTCTTTAAAAACTTAACAGTATCTTTACCACTCATGAAACCTTCAGGGAACTTTTTTGCAAACAATTGTAAATTAACTTTTTTCATTCCAGAACTATTTTTATCCGTTCCCTTTTTAAAGAGTCCTCCAAAGAAATCTCCAACTTTTTTAGCTCCGTCGCTTATCTTTCCACCAAGCCATTTGGCTCCATCAGCTATTTTTCCACCTG
It encodes:
- a CDS encoding type II toxin-antitoxin system HicB family antitoxin — protein: MRRFKFYAVFDYAEDGISISFPDLPGCLSCGYSTEEAIQMAKEALQLYLKDMNEKNIPQPSNKDFIENNLKTNQKIYCIEA